Proteins from a single region of Streptomyces spinoverrucosus:
- a CDS encoding DUF3117 domain-containing protein yields MAAMKPRTGDGPLEVTKEGRGIVMRVPLEGGGRLVVELTPDEADALGDALKKVVG; encoded by the coding sequence ATGGCGGCCATGAAGCCGCGGACGGGTGACGGCCCGCTCGAGGTGACCAAGGAGGGGCGGGGCATCGTCATGCGCGTTCCGCTCGAAGGCGGCGGTCGGCTCGTCGTCGAGCTGACCCCGGACGAGGCCGACGCGCTCGGCGACGCCCTCAAGAAGGTCGTGGGCTGA